From the Columba livia isolate bColLiv1 breed racing homer unplaced genomic scaffold, bColLiv1.pat.W.v2 Scaffold_469, whole genome shotgun sequence genome, the window TATGGGGGGGTCAGGGACGGTGACACCcccaccgtgtccccagggacatggggacacatggggacacatggggacatgggggggtcAGGGACGGTGACACCcccaccgtgtccccagggacacatggggacacatggggacatggggatgacAGTGACGGTGACAGTGACGGTGACACTCCCAGGGGGTGGTGTAGAGCGGGTGGTTGATGTGAtggggggtgacagtgacagtgacGGTGACAGTGACGGTGACACTCACCAGGGGGGGCGTAGAGCAGGTAGTTGAtgtgacaggggacagggggtgACAGTGACGGTGACAGTGATGGTGACACTCACCGGGGGGCGTGTAGAGCGGGTGGTTGATGTGACAGGGGGTGACAGtgatggtgacagtgacagtgacactCACCGGGGGGGGTGTAGAGCGGGTGGTTGATGTGAcagggggtgacagtgacagtgacGGTGACACTCACCGGGGGTGGTGTACAGTGGGTGGTTGGTGTCACGGGGTGACAGTGACGGTGACAGTGACACTCATGGGGGGTGTAAAGCGGGTGGTTGAtgtgacaggggacagggggtgACAGTGACGGTGACAGTGACACTCACCGGGGGGGGTGTACAGTGGGTGGTTGATGTCACGGGGTGACCGTGACACTCGTCGGGGGTGTAGAACAGGTGGTTGATGTGACAGGGGACAGGAGGTGACAGTGATGGTGACAGTGACGGTGACACTCCCAGGGGGTGGTGTAGAGCGGGTGGTTGATGTGAtggggggtgacagtgacagtgacGGTGACAGTGACGGTGACACTCACCGGGGGTGGTGTACAGTGGGTGGTTGATGTGAcggggtgacagtgacactcATGGGGGGTGTAGAGCGGGTGGTTGATGTGACAGGGGTTGACCGTGACGGTGACAGTGACGGTGACACTCACCGGGGGGGGTGTAGAGCAGGTGGTTGATGTGACAGGTGGTGATAGTGACAGTGATGGTGACAGTGATGGTGACACTCACTGGGGGTGGTGTACAGTGGGTGGTCGATGTGACGgagtgacagtgacagtgacactCATGGGGGGTGTAAAGCGGGTGGTTGATGTGACAGGGGGTGACAGTGACGGTGACAGTGATGGTGACACTCACTGGGGGTGGTGTACAGTGGGTGGGTGATGTCAcggggtgacagtgacactcATGGGGGGTGTAGAGCGGGTGGTTGAtgtgacaggggacagggggtgACAGTGATGGTGACAGTGACGGTGACACTCACCAGGGGTGGTGTAGAGCGGGTGGTTGATGTGATGGGGGGTGACAGTGACGGTGACAGTGACACTCATGGGGGGTGTAGAGCGGGTGGTTGATGTGACAGGGGTCAGAGGGTGACAGTGACGGTGACAGTGACGGTGACACTCACCGGGCGGGGTGTAGAGCAGGTAGTTGAtgtgacaggggacaggggggtgacagtgacagtgacGGTGACACTCACTGGGGGTGGTGTACAGTGGGTGGGTGATGTCAcggggtgacagtgacactcATGGGGGGTGTAGAGCGGGTGGTTGATGTGACAGGGGGTGACAGTGACGGTGACAGTGACGGTGACACTCACCAGGGGTGGTGTAGAGCGGGGGGTTGATGTGATGGGGGGTGACAGTGATGGTGACAGTGACGGTGACAGTGACGGTGACACTCATGGGTGGTGTAAAGTGGGTGGTTGATGTGACAGGGGACAGAGGGTGACAGTGATGGTGACAGTGACGGTGACACTCACCGGGCGGGGTGTAGAGCGGGTGGTTGATATAATACGCCATCCAGGCAGCGAAGCCCCAGTAGTAGGTGCAGTTCTGTGGGGACACGGTGGGGACACATTGGGGACAGCCGGGGACAGCCGGAGGGCACAGGCGGTTCCCGGGTGACGCGGGTGTCGCGGTGTCACCTTGAAGATGTTGCGCAGCGGCATGGTCCCGTGCGAGAACCGGTGCACGAACAGCGTCTCCAGGAGCCGCTTGACGTAGTGGAACGAGTGACAAGCGcaggccaggctggggacacggggacatggggacataaGGACATgggcacatggggacacaggggggaCAtcgggacatggggggacatggggacacaggggcatgaggggacacggggacatggggggacacgggggcatgaggggacatggggacacagagggacatggggacaaagggacatggggggacacagggggacatggaAACATGGGGAtaggggggacatggggacatggggacacagggggacatggggggacatggggacacagggacatggggggacacagggggacatgggaacatggggatagggggacatggggggacatggggggacatggggacatggggacacagggggacacggggggacatggggacatgaggggacatggccacacagggacatggggggacacagggggacatgggaacatGGGGAtaggggggacatggggggacatgggcacacagggacatggggacatcgggggacacagtggggacatggggacatggggacacacggggacaaagggggacatggggacacagggggacatggggacacagggacatggggggacatggggacacagggacatgaggggacacagggggacatggaAACATGGGGAtaggggggacatggggggacatggccacagagggacatggggacatggggacattggggacatcgggggacacagtggggacatggggggacatggggggacatggggggacatggggggacatggggggacatggggacaaagggacatggggggacacagggggacatggaAACATGGGGAtaggggggacatggggggacatggggacatggggggacacagggggacatggggacacagggggacatggggacatggggacacatggggacacagggacacgggggggacatggggatgcaggtggacatggggacatggggggacacagggggacatggggacacagggggacacagggacatggtgggacatggggacacagggacatgaggggacacagggggacatggaaacatggggatggggggacatggccacacagggacatggggacattggggggcacagggggacatggggggacatggggatacagggacatgtggggacacagggacatgaggggacatgtggacacagggggacatggggacaaaggaggacatggggacacaggggggacatgggaacaAGGGAggaacatggggacacagggacacgggggggacatggggatgcaggtggacatggggacatgggggggacacagggggacatggggacacaggggggatatggggacaccgggacacacagggggacatgggaggacacggggacatggggacacacagggggacatggggacacgggggggacatggagggacatgtggacacagggacacccccccagcaccctcatgtcccgctgtccccagcCGCACTGGTTGGTGTCCCCTGGtccggggggacatggggacacagggacatgctGGGGGGTGACACCCCCCGCCCGCTGTCCCCGCTGTTGTCCCTGGGGCTGCGGGACTGTGTGATGGGGggtgtcccccctgtccccagtgtccccatgtccccccaatgtccccagtgtccccctgtccccccaatgtccccagtgtccccctgtccccagtgtccccccaatgtcccgtGTCCACAGTGtctcccccagtgtccccatgtccccctgtcccctgtgtccccctgtccccagtgtccccatgtccccccaatgtccccagtgtccccctgtcccctgtgtccccccaatgtccccagtgtccccctgtccccagtgtccccccaatgtcccgtGTCCACAGTGtctccccaatgtccccagtgtccccctgtccccagtgtccccatgtcccttgtgtcgccccaatgtccccagtgtccccctgtccccgtgtccccccaatgtcccgtgtccccagtgtctccccaatgtccccaatgtccccctgtTCCCATGTCCCTTGTGtctccccaatgtccccagtgtccccctgtcccctgtgtccccccagtgGCCCGTGTCCCCACTGTACCcgcaatgtccccagtgtccccctgtcccctgtgtccccccagtgGCCCCTGtgtcctccctgtccccccaatatccccagtgcccccccaatgtcccctgtgtccccctgtccccagtgtccccatgtccctcgtgtctccccaatgtccccagtgtcttCCTGTCCCCAgagtccccccaatgtcccctgtgGCACCCAGtgacccctgtgtcccccatgtccccccatccccatgtccccagtgtccccacgtacccagtgtccccatgtccccggtgtcccctgtgtcctcCCTGTCCGCCCAatatccccagtgtccccccaatgtccccagtgtccccctgtccccagtgtccccagtgtccccaatgcccccaatgtccccattgcccccaatgcccccattgttccccatgacccccatgtccccaatgtccccaatgttcCCTGCATcctcccaatgtccccaatgcccccagtgtcccccatgtccccaatgccccaatgtccccatgttcccTGCGTcctcccaatgtccccaatgcccccaatgcTCCCaatgccccccatgtccccattgcccccaatgtcccctatGTCCCCActacccccaatgtcccccatgtccccagtgtccccatgtcactcACTGCACCACGTGGTGCCGGCTGGCCGTGAAGTCGTAGCGCAGCCTGTACAGGTTCCcctgtcccccaatgtccccaatgtcccaaatgtccccgatgtccccgatgtcccccatgtccccaatgcctccaatgtccccaatgtcccccatgtccccaatgccaccaatgtccccattgtccccaatgtccccattgcccccaatgccccccatgtccccaatgtcccccaatgcccccattgtccccaatgtccccaatgcctccaatgtcccccatgtccccaatgccccaatgtccccatgttcccTGCATcctcccaatgtccccaatgccccccatgtccccaatgtccccattgttctcaatgtccccaatgcccccagtgtcccccatgtccccaatgccccaatgtccccatgttcccTGCGTCCTCCCAAcgtccccaatgcccccaatgcTCCCaatgccccccatgtccccattccccccaatgtccccattgcccctaatgcccccattgtccccaatgtccccacatccccaatgtcccccatgtcccccatgtcgccagtgtcccccatgtccccattgcccccaatgcccctattgcccccattgcccccattgtcccccatgtccccagtgtccccatgtcactcACTGCACCACGTGGTGCCGGCTGGCTGTGAAGTCGTAGCGCGGCCCGTACAGGTTCCcctgtcccccaatgtccccatgtcccaaacgtcccaaatgtccccaatgtcccccatgtcccccatgtctcCAGTGTctccaatgtccccaatgtccccaatgcccccattgcccccaatgtcccccatgtccccattgtccctattgcccccattgcccccattgtccccaatgtcccccatgtccccattgtccccagtgtccccatgtcactcACTGCACCACGTGGTGCCGGCTGGCCGTGAAGTCGTAGCGCGGCCTGTACAGGTTCCcctgtcccccaatgtccccacgtccccaatgtccccaatgttccccatgtccccaatgtccccaatgcccccagtgtccccaatgcccccaatgtccccaatgtccccaatgttccccatgtcccaaatgtccccaatgcccccagtgtcccccatgtccccaatgccccaatgtccccatgttcccTGCGTcctcccaatgtccccaatgcccccaatgcccccattgcccccattgcccccaatgtcccccatgtccccaatgcccccattgcccccaatgcccccattgcccccaatgtcccccatgtccccattgtccctattgcccccattgcccccattgtccccaatgtcccccatgtccccattgtccccagtgtccccatgtcactcACTGCACCACGTGGTGCCGGCTGGCCGTGAAGTCGTAGCGTGGCCCGTACAGGTTCCcctgtcccccaatgtccccatgtccccaatgtcccccatgtccccaatgtccccaatgttccccatgtccccaatgtccccaatgcccccagtgtccccaatgcccccaatgtccccaatgtccccaatgttccccatgtcccaaatgtccccaatgcccccagtgtcccccatgtccccaatgccccaatgtccccatgttcccTGCGTCCTCCCAAtgcccccaatgcccccattgcccccattgcccccaatgcccccattgcccccattgcccccaatgtcccccatgtccccattgtccccattgcccccaatgcccccattgcccccaatgtcccccatgtccccattgtccctattgcccccattgcccccattgtccccaatgtcccccatgtccccattgtccccagtgtccccatgtcactcACTGCACCACGTGGTGCCGGCTGGCCGTGAAGTCGTAGCGTGGCCCGTACAGGTTCCcctgtcccccaatgtccccatgtccccaatgtcccccatgtccccaatgtccccaatgttccccatgtccccaatgtccccaatgcccccagtgtccccaatgcccccaatgtccccaatgtccccaatgttccccatgtcccaaatgtccccaatgcccccagtgtcccccatgtccccaatgccccaatgtccccatgttcccTGCGTcctcccaatgtccccaatgcccccaatgcccccattgcccccaatgtcccccatgtccccattgtccctattgcccccattgcccccattgtccccaatgtcccccatgtccccattgtccctattgcccccattgcccccattgtccccaatgtcccccaatgtcccccatgtccccagtgtccccatgtcactcACTGCACCACGTGGTGCCGGCTGGCCGTGAAGTCGTAGCGCGGCCCGTACAGGAAGGGGACGCGGAAGTAGAAGAGCAGGTAGATGAGCAGCGGCCCCGCGTACTCCGTCAGGAACACCtgcggacggacggacggacggacggacgggGGGTGAGCgacagagggacatggggacattggggacattggggcgACACAAGGGACACTGGGGGCACATGGGGATATTGgagacagggggacaatggggacatgggggggacacaggggacatggggaacactggggacattgtgggacatggggacactggggacatgaggacattggggacattggggagacatggggacactggggatgggggacactggggatgggggacactggggggacaaggggacactggggacatggggacattggggacattggggagacatggggacacaggacatggggacattggagACATTGGGGAGACATGAGGACACTGGGgatggggggcactggggggccaGGGGGACataggggacacaggggacacgggggacatgggggacacaggggacatggagaCATTGGGGAGACacaagggacatggggacagggggactctgtggacatgggggggacacaggggaacactggggacattgggaagacatggggacactgaggatggggggacactggggggacagggggacataggagacacaggggacatggggacacaagggacatgggggatgtggggaaagggggacactggggacatgggggacacaggggacatggggacattggggagacacaagggacatgggggacactggggacatgcgGGACATTGGGGAGATCGGGGAGACACGAGGGACAtgtgggacactggggacattgggggacatgggaacaCTGGAGacaaggggacactggggatggggggacactggggcaacggggacactggggacattgggggacacaggggacatggggacactggggacattggggggacatggggacatggggacatggggggacacgggggacatgggaacattggggacactggggagacacgagggacatgggggacacaaggacagacagagggatgcagggacagacagacagagggacacaaggacagacagaGGGCCCAGCTGAGGGACAGATGGCTGGACAGAGCGCAGAGGTGACGGGGGggagagggacagacagacagagggacagagggacagatggatggacagacgaagggacagagggagggaCAGACgaagggacagagggacggacacggggacagagggatggacatggggacagagggatagacggacagacggacaaagggacagagggatggacacggggacagagggacggatggatggacaggcgaagggacagagggaccgacatggggacagagggacggacatggggacagagggaggaagggacagacagacgAAGGGACAGACGGACCAACAGACgaagggacagagggacggacatggggacagagggacggacatggggacagagggatgCATGGACAGACAGACGAAGGGACAGAAGGACTGACATGGGGACAGAGcgagggacacggggacagagGGACGGACACGGGGACAGAGGGACGGACATGGAGACAGAGGGACGGACATGGAGACAGAGGGATGGACAcggggacagagggaggaagggacagacagacgAAGGGACAGACGGACCAACAGACgaagggacagagggacggacatggggacagagggatggacatggggacagatgAAGGGACAGAAGGACTGACATGGGGACAGAGcgagggacacggggacagagGGACGGACACGGGGACAGAGGGACGGACATGGAGACAGAGGGACGGACATGGAGACAGAGGGATGGACACGGGGACAGAGGGACGGACACGGGGACAGAGGgacggacatggggacagagggacggaCATGGAGACAGAGGGATGGACACGGGGACAGAGGGACGGACACGGGGACAGAGGgacggacatggggacagagggacggaCATGGAGACAGAGGGATGGACACGGGGACAGAGGgacggacatggggacagagggatggaCATGGAGACAGAGGGATGGACACGGGGACAGAGGGACGGAtggatggacatggggacagagggactgacatggggacagagggacggacatggagacagagggacagacacGGGGACAGAGGGACGGACACGGGGACAGAGGGAACCATGGACAGACAGAcgaagggacagagggactgacatggggacagagggatggaCATGGAGACAGAGGGATGGACACGGGGACAGAGGGACGGAtggatggacatggggacagagggactgacatggggacagagggacggacatggagacagagggacagacacGGGGACAGAGGGACGGACACGGGGACAGAGGGAACCATGGACAGACAGAcgaagggacagagggactgacatggggacagagggacggaCATGGAGACAGAGGGATGGACACGGGGACAGAGGGACGGACACGGGGACAGAGGGAACCATGGACAGACAGAcgaagggacagagggactgacatggggacagagggatggacatggagacagagggacggacacggggacagagggatggacacggggacagagggagggagggacagacagatgaagggacacggggacagagGGACGGACGGACTGACCGTGACCCAGCTGATCTGGGCGCCCAGGTCCCGGAAGTAGAAGGTGGCCGTGGTGCCCACGGGGAGCGTCTGCAGCACGTCCTCGTCACGCAGGGAGCGGCcctctggggacagggacatggggacgtggggacatggggacaccggggacaccggggacaccggggacagtggggacatggggacagcggggacagcggggacagtggggacaacggggacactggggacacccggggacagtggggacaacggggacactggggacacccggggacagcggggacagtggggacatggggacagcggggacagcggggacacccggggacagtggggacagcagggacagcggggagaGCAGAgacactggggacagtggggacagtggggacacccagggacacgcggggacagtggggacaacggggacactggggacacccggggacagtggggacagcagggacacgcAGGGACACccggggacagcggggagagcagagacactggggacacccggggacactggggacagcggggacacgcggggacacccagggacagtggggacacgtggggacacgcggggacacccagggacagcggggacaccggggacagtgggggcacccggggacagtggggacagcagggagagcagagacactggggacagtggggacagtggggacacccagggacaccaagggacactggggagagtggggacaatggggacacccagggacacgcggggacagtggggacaaccagggacagtggggacaccagggacagaggggagagtggggacagtggggacactggggagagcagggacacccagggacaccggggacacccGTGGACACTGGGGAgagtggggaca encodes:
- the LOC135578096 gene encoding very-long-chain enoyl-CoA reductase-like; its protein translation is MKHYEVEILDARTREKLCFLDKVEPNATVAEIKSLFNKAYPQWYPARQSLRLDPKGRSLRDEDVLQTLPVGTTATFYFRDLGAQISWVTVFLTEYAGPLLIYLLFYFRVPFLYGPRYDFTASRHHVVHLACACHSFHYVKRLLETLFVHRFSHGTMPLRNIFKNCTYYWGFAAWMAYYINHPLYTPPGECHRHCHHHCHPLSPVTSTTHFTPPMSVTVTVTVTVTITVTPHHINPPLYTTPGECHRHCHRHCHPLSHQPPALHPP